The segment GGCCCGGGGGGGGCAGAAGGAAGCATTAGGTCGAGCCCCTGCTGGCGGGTCCCACCTGCCGGTGCTTAGGTCCTTGGGCCCTGCGCCTCCCCCCAGGCCATGCCAGCTGATTACTCAACGGAACAGCTGCAGTTTGTGTGTGAATTATTGATCCCCAGAGGAGAGTCGGTGATTGTTCCAGGGAACCAGCACAGCACCCCCTCAACCCAGCTGcctagggggtggggtggggtgtagACCGGGAGGCTGCCAGTGAGCCTCCCGTCCGAGGCTTTGCAACGAGGGTTCAGATGGCCGTGGGATGACAGGTGTCGGTGTGGTACTGGGACAGGTGGACATGGGTGTCTGGTGAGCCCCTCAGAAGCCCGGGTTCCCAGCCCACTCCCTGGCTAGCTTTACCCGCTCTCCCTTAGCCTTGTCATGCCACTCCTTCCCTCAGCTGTTCCGGGCACTGGTTCCTGGGACTCCTGGTTGGTCGAtgaggcctggggcagggccaAGGCAGGCTCTTGCTGGCGTGGCTTGATGGGCTCTTGATCGGAGGCGCCGAGCTGCCCCTAGTGGCTGGCCAGCCTGGCTTCCAGAAGCCACCCAGCAGTGccaggcccctccctgcctctgatTGGGCAGAGTAGTACGGCACACACCTCTTGCCCAGCGCTGGAGGTTTTGCCTGTGGTCTTTCCTGGGTCTCAGCTGCTGTGCTGGGAGGTCCTAATGTCCTATTAGACTGGACCCCCCACCCCGAACTTCTGGCCAGCTCCACAGCATCCCCTCCATAGAAAGTCCATCTGCCCTTCCTGAAGGAGAGATCTGGGAGGGAAACCAAGGCAGGGAGCAGCCTGGTCTTGGGGTGAGCCCGCGATAACCGGGCCTAGAAGTGCCTGGCATCGTTACCAGCTCTGTCCTAAGTCATGAGGCGTTAGAGCCAGAGGAGCCGCACCCGTGCCCTTCCTTTCCGGACAGGGAAACCGAGGGCAGCTGATTGACGGTCGTGCAGCAGGTCAGTGGTAGAGCTGGCAGATCGCCTCCCTCGTTCTTGGGCACGTACAGCTCCCTGGTGGTTGGAGGCCAGGGCCTGAGGCACCTTTGCGGTTCCCATCCGCAGAATCGGAAAGCCTGGTGAATGGGAACCACGCGCCACAGCCCGCGACCCGGGGCCCCTCTGCCTGCGCCAGCCACAGTTCCCTGGTGAGCTCTATTGAGAAGGACCTGCAGGAGATCATGGATTCGCTGGTGCTAGAGGAGCCCGGAGCGGCCGGCAAGAAGCCTGCCGCGACTTCCCCACTGTCGCCAATGGCTAATGGTGGGCGCTACTTGCTGTCCCCACCAACCAGCCCTGGTGCCATGTCTGTGGGCTCCAGCTACGAGAACACCTCTCCAGCCTTCTCTCCGCTCTCCTCACCAGCCAGCAGTGGGAGCTGTGCCAGCCACTCACCCAGCGGGCAGGAGCCAGCACCTTCCGTGCCGCCGCTGGTGCCTGCCCGTTCCTCTAGCTACCACCTGGCCCTGCAGCCCCCACAGTCCCGACCGGGCGGCGCCCGCTCCTCCGAGAGCCCCCGGCTGGGCCGGAAAGGGGGTCACGAGAGGCCTCCCAGCCCCGGCCTCCGAGGTCTGCTGACGGACAGCCCCGCGGCCACTGTCTTGGCGGAGGCCCGCAGAGCCACCGAGAGCCCCCGGCTGGGTGGGCAGCTGCCCGTGGTGGCCATCAACCTGAGTGAATACCCAGCTTCCGGTGCCCGAAGCCAGCCCACGAGCATTCCTGGAAGCCCCAAGTTGCAGCCTCCGGTCCCTGCTCCCCGAAACAAGATCGGCACCCTCCAGGACCGCCCCCCCAGCCCTTTCCGGGAGCTGCCAGGCACCGAGCGGGTGCTGACAACCAGCCCCTCACGCCAGCTGGTGGGCCGAACATTTTCAGATGGGTCAGCCACCCGCACCCTGCAGCCTCCTGAGAGTCCCCGCCTGGGCCGGCGGGGCCTGGACAGCATGCGGGAGCTCCCTCCGTTGAGCCCGTCTCTGTCGCGACGGGCTCTCTCCCCCATGCCCACCAGGACTACGCCAGATCCCAAGCTAACCAGGGAAGTGGTGGAGAGTCCCCGGGCCCGGCGCTGGGCAGCCCACGGGGCGTCACCGGAGGACTTCTCCCTGACGCTGGGGGCACGGGGCCGTAGGACACGGAGCCCCTCACCCACGCTCGGGGAGTCACTGGCACCCCGCAAGGGCAGCTTCAGTGGCAGGCTGAGCCCAGCCTATAGTCTGGGCTCTCTGACCGGGGCTTCGCCCCGCCAGAGCCCCCGTGCCCAGAGGAAGCTGTCCAGTGGGGACTTGCGGGTCCCTGTCACTCGGGAGCGGAAAAATAGCATCACGGAGATCAGTGACAACGAGGACGACCTCCTGGAGTACCACCGGCGGCAGCACCAAGAACGGCTCTGGGAGCAGGAGATGGAGAGGCTGGTGAGCAGATGCCCCGGAGGCTGCCGCCGTCCACGGCGGGGTCCCTGCCAGGGCGCGGGCAGGCCAGCTGGCAGAGCGGGAAGGGGCCCTTGGACAGGGCCTGGGCTTCTCAAGCTTTTCTCCTTCCGGGATGCACCTTAGTGACCTATATCTCAGGGGTCTGGTGCCTGGAAGAACTTTCTGTGAAGTCTCTAAGGCTTTGTTTCAGATGCACGTTAACTTTGCTTTTATTCTGTAACACAGCGTTGGTTTTAACGTGTAAGTTAAGTTTTGCGTTATTTACCTGATGATAACAAAGCTGTAGGAAAACACACCACCTTTACGGTGAGGTCTTGCACCTCTCAGTTTGAGGAGCAAGGCTTAATGACGAGacgctgaggcccagagaggggaatgggtttgtgcaaggtcacacagcaagttctGGCCGAGCCCGTGTTGGAATTCAAGACGCCTGTCTTCTTAAGGCttgtttttttagaaaagcaCCTTGTTCTTTAGAAaggttgcttcttttttttaaactcttttttattttaagagagagggtgcgagcgggggagggacagtggggggggggggtgggggcgggacagaggatccaaagtgggctccatgctaacagcagtgagcctgatgtggggcttgaactcacgaaccttgagctcatgacctgagccgaagttggatgctcaactgactgagccacccaggcacccctctttttggTCTTTTACAAATGGGTGGGAGCTGCTCACCCTGGCCCAGCGAGGATCATCTGGGAATGTGGgtggcagggaagagaaagagaacaggacaGGTCGCCCCTGGCTTTATCCCGGGCCGACTGTGTGATCATGATTGTATGCATCAgcgtgcgtgcacatgtgtgcatttGGGGGCCGGGTGTGGCTCCGGGCAGCTGTCCTGGAGATGGCATCTGAGCTGGGTGGGGGCCAGGATTCCCCAGATAGCGCAGGGAGCTCAGGGGGCTCTGGCTAATGTGGACAATCGAGCACACGTACAGGAGAATGGATTCTGCCCTCTGTCCCTTGTGAGCAGAATGGGGTTGCTGGGGGGCCCAGGGCCCCTGGGATTGGTTTGAGGAGGAGAACCAGAAATGAGGAGGTTTGTCGGAGGGCTTTTCAGAAGAGGTTGGGACAGCTTTGGGCAAGGTGAGGTGCAGGCTgggttggggagagaggaggaaggatcaCCAGTCTTCTCCTTTGCCACAGCTTCCCTTCACTGTCTTTGCCTCGACCTAGAGCGTGCTCGGACCACCCTGGGGTCTTATCCTGGAGAGGGAGCACCGAGTCTGGCAAAGGCAGAGGGACGGGCCCAGCCTCCCTCAGCTCCTCCAttcagcctccccaccccccaggcacgAGGGCACACCTCACCGCCAGCCCTGACCTGCCCCACCTGCCACTTTAAATCTTGGAGgctgcctgccctgcccctcccatctccAGCAGGCTGCTTATCTGGgtcctggggcaggggcgggggcactGGCCCAGCCTCCTGGGTGCCTAGGCTCCTCtgttcctggtttttttttttttttttttttttttttgacgtggAACTGGACAAGCAGCAGGAGGGAAGCTGGGTACGTGTCCATGGGGGTCGTGGCCAAACTCTGCAGTGAGGGACCCCTGAGGTTGAGGTACCCTGGAgagcctgggctgggggtggggcttcaAGGCTGGGACATGAGAGCGGGGGACACAGATTGGGGAGCGTGATTGTACCGTCCCTCCTCCTGGGCCCCTGAGAGCTAGTGTGGCTGGGgttttgtggggagggggtggttagGGGCAGGGCCTTGGAGCGCTCCCAGCTGGGCCTGGGCATTAGAGAGCGGAGGCAGCAGCTCACCTTGCTGGAAGGGAGTGGAGGGCAGCCTGAGAGTGACCTGGAGCTGGGGTAGGGGATGAGGAGGACCGTGTCCCTCGTCTGTCTGGCCTGGTGTATACACGCTGGGCACAACTTTGTACGAACCTGTGTCACATCCCTGTCGGCCCACGGGTCTGTTTTCCAGCCGTCTGTGTCCGTGCCCACCTGTCTGTGCGCTAGACTGTGTTTATCTGTGTGAGTGTGCGCCAGGGTGCATCCGTGCGTGCCAGGGCTGGTACCTGTGTGCGTGCCTGCCTGTCAGTGTGAGTGCAGAGCACGTGTTGGGTCCTTGTGTGTCCGTGTTGGTGGGTGGGGTGTCTGCGTACCCTCGTGTCTGTAGATCTACGTGGACGAGAGTCAGCGCGAGTACCCGAGTGTTCATCTGTGTGCCATTGTGGTCTTCAGCCTGCTTAGCAGTCCGTGTCGCTGTGTGTCCCTCGAGGAAGCCCATTCCGGGCAGagtgaaaagggaaaggaaacaggaagctGGGAGGGGCTAGCCATGTGGGCAGGTAGCACAATGGCCTGGTTCCTCCTGCCTACTTCTGGGGCGCCCTTCTGCCCTTTGCCTCTCCTGACTCTGGGTTTGGGGCTCTCCTGGCCTGGTTCTGGGCCCCTAGCACCTAGTGTCGTAGTTCTGTCTCCTGACTGCACACGGTGCCTCCATCAGGACCCAGCATCCTTCCCTCTCACGCCCTGCTCTGTCCGCCCTCCCCAGGAACGCCAGCGCCTGGAGACCATCCTGAACCTGTGTGCTGAGTACAGCCGGGCCGACGGGGCACCCGAGGCTGGGGAGCTGCCCAGCATCGGGGAAGCCGCCGCAGCATTGGCGCTGGCGGGCCGGAGGCCCTCACGAGGCCTTTCAGCGGCCACCGGAGCCTCTGGGCGGGGCACCGAGGAGCCCGGGGGTGCCACCCAGCGCCTGTGGGAGTGCGTGGACCGCTCAGATGAGGAGAATCTCAAGGAGGAGTGCAGCAGCACTGAGAGCACCCAGCAggaggtggggtggtggtggggggtgggcagcacctggtgaggggctggggagcaggggaggcaggggtggtggAGGGATGGCTCAGTGAGGGGGAGGTAATTGAAGGATCGGGTTTGGGAAGACATCGGGGATGAGAGGCTGAGATGTGAGGAGGCAAGGAAGAGGGAGGCGTCGATGCGCTTCCCAGCTTCTCCCTATACTCTGTGACCTGCCTGTCCTTAGGGCCGCCTCCGGGCCTGGCACAAAGTGGGAAACCTTCATTCCCTTTAGCTGAGCTGTACTGCTCCCCTTGCAGGGAGGGGAGTTTGCCTCCTCTCTGTCTGGCTACCCCTTCCGAGCGCCCTGAGGAATGGGGGATCCCCTCTCTTAGTCTGGTCGCGGAAGGCTCCAGGCTTCCCCAGCTGatggcttccctcccctccagcatgAAGATGCACCCAGCGCCAAGCTCCAGGGGGAGGTGCTGGCCCTGGAAGAGGAGCGGGCTCAGGTGTTGGGGCGAGTGGAGCAGCTCAAGGTCCGTGTGAAGGAGCTCGAGCAGCAGCTGCAGGAGTCCGCCCGCGAGGTGAGCTGGGAGGGCCCGTAGCCTAGGCCAGCTGTGGCCACGTTCCTCCCCGGGCAGAGCCAAGGCCCCTGGAGGGGCCTGCGTCCACCTGCCTTGACTGGCCTTGACGTGGACCTTGGTGTTGGCCCCAGGCTGAAATGGAACGAGCATtgctgcagggggagagggaggcagagcggGCGTTGCTGCAGAAGGAGCAGAAGGCCGTGGACCAGCTGCAGGAAAAGTTGGTGACCTTGGAAACCGGCATCCAGAAGGAGAGGGACAAGGTAACCCACAGCTGGCCTGGCCCTGTGTTGGCTGCCAGTGGCCCCCGGGGAAGGACAAACGTCTTCTCTGGGCCCCTTACTTCTCATCTCATCAGTCTTCCTACAGGCCTGGTGGTCCCTGTGCCCGTCAGGGGAAGGGGGGGCCTTGTCCTCTGCGGAAGGTGTCAGCTTGAAGGGCACGGGCAGGGGCCGGACTGGGTTCTGGGATCTCCTCTGTCTGGGTCTCTGTGCTGCCTCTGGGTGCCTGCCCGTTCCTGGCCCTCCTAGGAAGTGCCGAAGCTGCTCCTCGGGCAGTGAGCACAGCCTGAGGGACAGGTGCTGGGGCGTGACTCGGGTGTGGGTCCCTCTGTCTAGAGAACGTGCCCCTCCCAGCATGCCTCGGGTGCTCAGGATGTGATCTTTGGGGGACGGCCTTCAGGTCTCTGCTTCCCCTGAGCCTTTCAGGATCTGCAGCTTCCCGTCCCAGGTGGTCCCAGCTCCTGCCCCCGACCCTTTCCGATTTCGTGCCAGCCTGCAGGGGTCACTCCGTCCCACAGGGGCCGTGCCAGCTAGGCCCAAGATGCCTACCAACGTGCCAAAAGCTCTGAAGTGTGGAGAGGGGCCATCTATTTCTGGACTTGACAGTATTTTTCCAAGacttacttttctttctgaattttttgaGAGTGTCTTCCTCCTGTCCCAGTTTTGAAACTCTTAAAGATTCTTCAACAAACTCCCCCCGCCACCCaactcctttttttgtttttggagctTTGGCTCTGGCCCCCAAAACCACACTCCCAAATTCTGTGCCAGATTAACTCCACGCTTACCAACCAGGCCTGTACTAACGCCCCCTCTAATCACTGTCCTGGGCTCTCCGCATGCCCCTAACTGCCAGTGccacccaggcagggctgagccATGCCTGCTTTTGCACTAACTGCAGGGGCACCACTGTGCCCTTGACCTCTCCCCTCTaattctgcctccttcctttcttggTGCGGGACTCCAGGGTTTTGATCAGAAAGGAAtgggcagggggcacagctcaACTTGACTCAATGGTGCCTTGGCAGGAAGGGTAAAGGTTGGGGGAAATGCGTAGCTGAGGAGCTGCTCAGCCTGAAGAGTGTCCCCCCCTTTGGAAGAGCCCAGGTGCGGCCTCCACAGATTGTTGGTGGTTTTCCTGTGCAGCTGGGAGAAGCAGGCTGCCCTCCAGCCGTCCACCTCCCGCCCCTCTCTTCCTTCCGGAGCGGAGGGGTCAGGAGGTCCGGCCGTGGCGGCATGGCCCTGGGGGGTTTAGACCAGTTCCCTCTGCCACACAGTGGCCGCCCTTCTAGCTTTCCTCTGGGGCTTCCAAAATCCAGATACCCCAACCGGAGGGTGGGAATGACTaggcctctcctcttctcccGCCCCTGAGCCATCCGGAATGTAGGGGGTATCCTAGAACCTGAGTCCTAAGAGGGCAAAGTGCTTGGAACCCAGGACTCCTCTCCCTGATGCGAGAGTGGGCTGGAGGGATGGGGCAGGATTCGGCAGAAGAACTTGAAGTAAGCTCAGCATTTCAGAAGGAACCTGCCTAACCTCCTCTCTCGTTGACCTGGCATGGCCTGGAGGCCTGGACTTTGCCTTCTCTCTGGGCCTAGTTATTTGAGGGGGTggtagggtggggggtgggggggcagtggcCGCGGGGCAGGCTCACTCAGctttcctccccagcccctggctccgctctggttttggaatcagtaATCCGAGTTTCTCCTCTGCCTGTCCTTCGGAGGGGTGACTCACCAGCTCCTCCCCTCGTCCCCCTTCCCGCCCTGGGAGGTGTCATCTCGCCCCAGACAGAGCTATCCACCTCCTCCCTGTACCCACTCCTGGGGCTCCTACTGCCATGGCAACGGCCGAACTAATTGCAACCCTCATCCCGCTGGAGTTCAGCCTGGAGCGCCAGCACCCACCTCCACccagggcgggagggagggaggcccagggagtCGGGCCGGGGTCCCCTCTGCGACACACTGCCGTAGCTTTAACGTCCTCAGCTTCCGATTCATGCCGGACCCCTGGAGTTAACCCTCGCTGTCtatacccctccccaccccccagggttAAATTTTGGTCTCTAGGCAGTGGCAGAGTCAGGGGAAAACAGGAGCCGGAGGCTCCGTGTTTGTGATGTGGGACCAGCTTTGGTCTTGACTGGtttggagagaaaacagaaggctTTTCGTAGGACCCACCCCAGTGTTTCTAGCCCAGGGGACTCCAGGAGACCAAAATTTCTGCCCAAGACCCACACCTGCGCCTGTGTGACAGCTTCCCTTGCACCTGCGAGCGTCCTGTCTTCCGCCTCGCCTCCTAGCCTTTTCCACTCTTCTCTTCCGTgtgttccctttctcttccttctccgctcctgctttctctcctctgttagtcctcaccccaccccctgccggctccccagctttctctctcccccgccctgCACCCCCCCATGGCAGCTGCTGCCCGCGGGCCAGAGTTGAGGagtgtgtgttctgtttctcccttgtgcccgccctccccacccctcccgccgACCAGGAGAGGGCGGAGCTGGCCGCGGGACGGAGGCACCTGGAGGCCCGCCAGGCGCTCTACGCCGAGCTCCAGACGCAGCTCGATAACTGCCCCGAGTCAGTGCGGGAACAGTTACAGGAGCAGCTGAGAAGGGTCAGTTTCACCAGCCCCCCTTCCCTGGCCCCCGAGGGCCACCCACCCGGAAGACAGGAGAGCGGTGGGACGGGACCACCTGGGCCCTGCACTTCCTGCCGGACACACCAGGGTCGGTGCTGTGGCTtggaagggacagggaaggaTTGGGGGGATCGATTTCCACCTTTCTGCTACTCCAGGCAGCGATGCCCGTGAAAGGGGCAAAGAGCCAAGCAGAGCAAAGGGGGATGGGTTGGGGGCAGGTCCCTTCCCCAATTTCCCTGGGGCCAGCCCTCAGAACTCCCACCTCTGTGGCCTGGCCTCCCAGGCCCGGAGCGGTACTGCGAGCACCATTCAACCCCCTTGGTCACTGTCGTTCAAGGAGGCCGAGGCCCTGGAGACGGAGACAAAGCTGTTTGAGGACTTGGAGTTCCAGCAGCTGGAGCGGGAGAGCCGCGTGGAGGAGGAGCGTGAGCTGGCGGGCCAGGGGCTGCTCCGGAGCAAGGCCGAGCTGCTCCGGAGCATCACCAAGAGGAAGGTGTGCCCTGCTCCCATCCCCTGTGGGGCCTCGGTgccaggcggggcggggcggaggccAGTGAATTGGATCCCCGCTGATGACCCCATAAAAGTTaactttgcctctctgagcctcagtttccttaactgcAAAACAGGAACAGGCTGTCAAGAGAACTAAGCAAGATGGTGTATGTGAGGACAGCGTGGGCTCCGATCCTAGTAAGCGCGGAGCGGACAACAGCTGTTGTTAGTAGGCGTGGGCTCCCAGTGGGGAGTGGACCGGGCTCACACTCGGAGCCGGGCTCCGGCCGGGCAAAGAAATGAAGGGTGGAGgtacaggaggaggaggaggccgaaGAGGAGGCTCGCTGCTGCCCTTGCAGAGCTTTCTGTCTGGTGGATGTGCTGGGAAGCATGCAAGGTCCTGAGATCCGGACGTTTGAGCCAACCAGGGGTCCTAGAAAGGGCACCACCTGGCTTCCAGCTGTGGCTCAGCTGAGCCACGAAATAAGGGCATTGTGTGTCATATCCTCACCAGTCCGGGAGCTCCAGATGCTGTGATCCCCTGCTCCTGATCTCAGCCAGACCAGGACAGGATGATGGGGCAgaggtgcgtgcgtgtgtgcagtAAATTTGGGAGGAGGTTTGTGTTGAGCACGTGTTAGGAAGAGGTCAGGAAAGAGAATGGGGAGGATGGTCCGGGCAGTTCACGTGACTCTGGCTGAGACTACCATGtccgtgcacacacacgcatgcgtgtGCAGTTTGGAGTGAGTAGGTGGGGGGTGACGGCCACGAGGTCAGGGGAGGGGTGTCAGAAAGTGGCGACCGGCGT is part of the Felis catus isolate Fca126 chromosome D1, F.catus_Fca126_mat1.0, whole genome shotgun sequence genome and harbors:
- the PHLDB1 gene encoding pleckstrin homology-like domain family B member 1 isoform X12; this encodes MRRPGRGLGWPPGPQELWSPRTMDALNRNQVGPGCKTQAMVKKGPLDLIETGKGLKVQTDKPHLVSLGSGRLSTAITLLPLEEGKTVIGSAARDISLQGPGLAPEHCYIENLRGTLTLYPCGNACSIDGLPVRQPTRLTQGCMLCLGQSTFLRFNHPAEAKWMKSMIPAGGRAPGPPYSPGSESESLVNGNHAPQPATRGPSACASHSSLVSSIEKDLQEIMDSLVLEEPGAAGKKPAATSPLSPMANGGRYLLSPPTSPGAMSVGSSYENTSPAFSPLSSPASSGSCASHSPSGQEPAPSVPPLVPARSSSYHLALQPPQSRPGGARSSESPRLGRKGGHERPPSPGLRGLLTDSPAATVLAEARRATESPRLGGQLPVVAINLSEYPASGARSQPTSIPGSPKLQPPVPAPRNKIGTLQDRPPSPFRELPGTERVLTTSPSRQLVGRTFSDGSATRTLQPPESPRLGRRGLDSMRELPPLSPSLSRRALSPMPTRTTPDPKLTREVVESPRARRWAAHGASPEDFSLTLGARGRRTRSPSPTLGESLAPRKGSFSGRLSPAYSLGSLTGASPRQSPRAQRKLSSGDLRVPVTRERKNSITEISDNEDDLLEYHRRQHQERLWEQEMERLERQRLETILNLCAEYSRADGAPEAGELPSIGEAAAALALAGRRPSRGLSAATGASGRGTEEPGGATQRLWECVDRSDEENLKEECSSTESTQQEHEDAPSAKLQGEVLALEEERAQVLGRVEQLKVRVKELEQQLQESAREAEMERALLQGEREAERALLQKEQKAVDQLQEKLVTLETGIQKERDKERAELAAGRRHLEARQALYAELQTQLDNCPESVREQLQEQLRREAEALETETKLFEDLEFQQLERESRVEEERELAGQGLLRSKAELLRSITKRKERLAVLDSQAGQIRAQAVQESERLARDKNASLQLLQKEKEKLTMLERRYHSLTGGRPFPKTTSTLKEVYRSKMDGEATSPLPRTRSGPLPSSSGSSSSSSQLSVATLGRSPSPKSVLLAQNGTSSLPRNLAATLQDIETKRQLALQQKGESLPAEPPPTDDPAGQQVIEEQRRRLAELKQKAAAEAQCQWDALHGAAPFPPGPSGFPPLMHHSILHHLPAGRERGEDGEHAYDTLSLESSDSMETSISTGGTSACSPDTVSSVSGLDVGKIEEMEKMLKEAHAEKSRLMESRERELELRRQALEEERRRREQVERRLQSESARRQQLVEKEVKMREKQFSQARPLTRYLPIRKEDFDLKTHIESSGHGVDTCLHVVLSSKVCRGYLVKMGGKIKSWKKRWFVFDRLKRTLSYYVDKHETKLKGVIYFQAIEEVYYDHLRSAAKKRFFSFTVVTESPNPALTFCVKTHDRLYYMVAPSAEAMRIWMDVIVTGAEGYTQFMN
- the PHLDB1 gene encoding pleckstrin homology-like domain family B member 1 isoform X16; this translates as MRRPGRGLGWPPGPQELWSPRTMDALNRNQVGPGCKTQAMVKKGPLDLIETGKGLKVQTDKPHLVSLGSGRLSTAITLLPLEEGKTVIGSAARDISLQGPGLAPEHCYIENLRGTLTLYPCGNACSIDGLPVRQPTRLTQGCMLCLGQSTFLRFNHPAEAKWMKSMIPAGGRAPGPPYSPGSESESLVNGNHAPQPATRGPSACASHSSLVSSIEKDLQEIMDSLVLEEPGAAGKKPAATSPLSPMANGGRYLLSPPTSPGAMSVGSSYENTSPAFSPLSSPASSGSCASHSPSGQEPAPSVPPLVPARSSSYHLALQPPQSRPGGARSSESPRLGRKGGHERPPSPGLRGLLTDSPAATVLAEARRATESPRLGGQLPVVAINLSEYPASGARSQPTSIPGSPKLQPPVPAPRNKIGTLQDRPPSPFRELPGTERVLTTSPSRQLVGRTFSDGSATRTLQPPESPRLGRRGLDSMRELPPLSPSLSRRALSPMPTRTTPDPKLTREVVESPRARRWAAHGASPEDFSLTLGARGRRTRSPSPTLGESLAPRKGSFSGRLSPAYSLGSLTGASPRQSPRAQRKLSSGDLRVPVTRERKNSITEISDNEDDLLEYHRRQHQERLWEQEMERLERQRLETILNLCAEYSRADGAPEAGELPSIGEAAAALALAGRRPSRGLSAATGASGRGTEEPGGATQRLWECVDRSDEENLKEECSSTESTQQEHEDAPSAKLQGEVLALEEERAQVLGRVEQLKVRVKELEQQLQESAREAEMERALLQGEREAERALLQKEQKAVDQLQEKLVTLETGIQKERDKEAEALETETKLFEDLEFQQLERESRVEEERELAGQGLLRSKAELLRSITKRKERLAVLDSQAGQIRAQAVQESERLARDKNASLQLLQKEKEKLTMLERRYHSLTGGRPFPKTTSTLKEVYRSKMDGEATSPLPRTRSGPLPSSSGSSSSSSQLSVATLGRSPSPKSVLLAQNGTSSLPRNLAATLQDIETKRQLALQQKGESLPAEPPPTDDPAGQQVIEEQRRRLAELKQKAAAEAQCQWDALHGAAPFPPGPSGFPPLMHHSILHHLPAGRERGEDGEHAYDTLSLESSDSMETSISTGGTSACSPDTVSSVSGLDVGKIEEMEKMLKEAHAEKSRLMESRERELELRRQALEEERRRREQVERRLQSESARRQQLVEKEVKMREKQFSQARPLTRYLPIRKEDFDLKTHIESSGHGVDTCLHVVLSSKVCRGYLVKMGGKIKSWKKRWFVFDRLKRTLSYYVDKHETKLKGVIYFQAIEEVYYDHLRSAAKKRFFSFTVVTESPNPALTFCVKTHDRLYYMVAPSAEAMRIWMDVIVTGAEGYTQFMN